The following are encoded in a window of Solidesulfovibrio magneticus RS-1 genomic DNA:
- the rpsK gene encoding 30S ribosomal protein S11 produces the protein MAKPRRTGKKERKNIPVGVAHIQATFNNTIVTFTDQKGNVVSWATSGGAGFKGSRKSTPFAAQVAAENAARKAQENGMRTVGVLVKGPGSGREAAMRAIHNAGFKISYIRDITPIPHNGCRPPKRRRV, from the coding sequence ATGGCGAAACCGCGCCGCACCGGCAAAAAGGAACGCAAGAACATTCCCGTGGGCGTGGCCCACATTCAGGCCACGTTCAACAATACCATCGTGACCTTCACCGATCAGAAGGGCAACGTGGTCAGCTGGGCCACCTCCGGTGGGGCTGGTTTCAAGGGGTCGCGCAAGTCCACCCCGTTTGCCGCCCAGGTCGCCGCAGAAAACGCCGCGCGCAAGGCCCAGGAAAACGGCATGCGCACCGTCGGCGTTTTGGTGAAAGGGCCGGGGTCCGGACGTGAGGCCGCCATGCGCGCCATTCACAACGCCGGGTTCAAGATCAGCTACATCCGCGATATTACGCCCATCCCCCACAACGGCTGCCGTCCGCCCAAGCGGCGTCGCGTCTAG
- a CDS encoding ABC transporter permease has translation MDYILDGLRQALELLLGGDPATFSAVWTTVMVSLEAVAATLVLGTPAGFALGYGDFPGKRTIRMVVETFLAFPTVVIGLVVYAFISRRGPLGELGLLFTVPGMAVGLTILGLPIVIALTAQAVENLDPRLRPTLLTLGAGPSQVFFATLGEARFGLLLAATAAFGRIFSEIGISMMLGGNIKWSTRTITTAIALETGKGEFATGIALGIVLMIIAFAVNMAASAFRRRSAA, from the coding sequence ATGGACTACATCCTCGACGGTTTGCGCCAGGCGCTCGAACTGCTCTTGGGCGGCGATCCCGCCACCTTTTCCGCCGTCTGGACCACCGTGATGGTCTCCCTGGAAGCCGTGGCCGCCACCCTGGTCCTGGGAACGCCGGCCGGCTTTGCGCTGGGCTACGGCGATTTTCCCGGCAAGCGCACCATTCGGATGGTGGTGGAAACCTTTTTGGCCTTTCCGACCGTGGTCATCGGCCTTGTGGTCTACGCCTTCATCTCCCGGCGCGGTCCGCTTGGCGAACTGGGCCTTTTATTCACCGTGCCGGGCATGGCCGTGGGCCTGACCATCCTCGGGCTGCCCATCGTCATCGCGCTCACCGCCCAGGCCGTGGAGAACCTCGACCCCCGGCTGCGGCCCACCCTGCTGACGCTCGGGGCCGGCCCCAGTCAGGTCTTTTTCGCCACCCTGGGCGAGGCCCGCTTTGGGCTTTTGCTCGCCGCCACCGCCGCCTTTGGCCGCATCTTCTCCGAGATCGGCATTTCCATGATGCTTGGCGGCAACATCAAATGGTCCACCCGCACCATCACCACGGCCATCGCCCTGGAGACCGGCAAGGGGGAATTCGCCACCGGCATCGCCCTGGGGATCGTGCTTATGATCATCGCCTTTGCCGTCAACATGGCCGCCTCGGCCTTCCGTCGCCGGTCGGCCGCATGA
- a CDS encoding substrate-binding domain-containing protein encodes MYATMFGRLVLVLSLSLLFSGSALAAGEALMMATTTSTDDTGLLPVLGEAFKKDTGIELKWVAVGTGKALEHGKNCDVDVLLVHAPAAEKKFVEEGNGTKRIEVMYNDFIVVGPAEDPAKIKGKTAGEALAAIAAATAPFISRGDDSGTHKMEQSLWKGAGLALPDKETWYVSAGQGMMATLNMAGERKGYTLVDRGTYISYEDQAKGKPALVVLVEGDKPLLNQYSVIPVNPAKCEKVKIKEAQIFSDWLASPKGQKVVGDFTVKGKKLFTPNAAK; translated from the coding sequence ATGTATGCAACCATGTTTGGCCGGTTGGTTCTGGTCTTGTCCCTGTCCTTGTTATTTTCTGGTTCTGCCCTGGCCGCCGGCGAGGCGCTCATGATGGCCACCACCACGAGTACCGACGACACCGGGCTGTTGCCGGTGCTGGGCGAGGCCTTCAAGAAGGACACGGGGATCGAGCTCAAGTGGGTGGCCGTGGGCACCGGCAAGGCCCTGGAACACGGCAAGAACTGCGATGTGGATGTGTTGCTCGTCCACGCCCCGGCGGCCGAGAAGAAATTCGTTGAAGAGGGCAACGGGACCAAACGCATCGAAGTCATGTACAACGACTTCATCGTCGTCGGTCCGGCCGAGGACCCGGCCAAGATCAAGGGCAAGACGGCCGGCGAAGCCCTGGCCGCCATCGCCGCGGCCACGGCCCCGTTCATCAGCCGTGGCGACGATTCCGGCACCCACAAGATGGAACAGTCCTTGTGGAAGGGCGCGGGGCTGGCGCTGCCCGACAAGGAGACCTGGTACGTCTCGGCCGGCCAGGGCATGATGGCCACCCTCAACATGGCCGGCGAACGCAAGGGCTACACCCTGGTCGACCGGGGCACCTACATCTCTTACGAGGATCAGGCCAAGGGCAAGCCGGCCCTGGTGGTACTGGTGGAGGGAGATAAGCCGTTGCTCAACCAGTACAGCGTTATTCCGGTCAATCCGGCCAAATGCGAGAAGGTGAAGATCAAGGAAGCCCAGATCTTCTCCGACTGGCTGGCTTCACCCAAGGGCCAGAAGGTCGTCGGCGACTTCACGGTCAAGGGCAAGAAGCTTTTCACCCCCAACGCCGCCAAGTAG
- a CDS encoding sulfotransferase family 2 domain-containing protein encodes MLRCLWCFMCKPFCFLHLPRTAGTTLNKVLSQNFEKDAIISLYKREEFERYKEISLENFQRIKLIQGHVLLQNYDPPQMYSSDVNVFTFLREPVARIQSEYFFLKQWKFSHMYEIIHNNNMSFVDYVTSDLSKVRYKGKNFMTRAISGEDLASSGARQKALSQAKKHLEKQFVFFGIQERFDESLVMLSKVLLLKNILYERRNVLSEKCKETLSSHDVEIATSYNALDIELYQFACDLFEDRLASKRVVTPAEIKVFTTMNAKYQRLCDLLNKKSGIQPGEIMLPK; translated from the coding sequence ATGCTTCGCTGTTTGTGGTGCTTTATGTGTAAGCCCTTTTGCTTTCTTCATTTGCCAAGAACAGCCGGGACAACGCTAAATAAAGTATTGTCGCAAAATTTTGAGAAAGACGCAATTATATCTCTATATAAAAGAGAAGAATTTGAACGGTATAAAGAAATTTCTTTGGAAAACTTCCAAAGAATAAAGCTCATACAAGGTCATGTTTTGCTGCAAAATTATGACCCACCCCAGATGTATTCATCTGATGTCAATGTTTTCACTTTTTTACGTGAACCAGTTGCGCGGATACAGTCTGAGTACTTTTTCTTGAAGCAGTGGAAGTTTAGTCATATGTATGAAATTATCCATAATAATAACATGTCTTTTGTTGATTATGTAACCAGTGACTTAAGCAAGGTAAGGTATAAAGGTAAAAATTTCATGACGCGTGCAATTTCCGGCGAAGACCTGGCTTCATCGGGCGCACGTCAGAAGGCGCTGTCTCAGGCTAAAAAACATCTTGAAAAGCAGTTTGTTTTTTTTGGCATACAGGAACGGTTTGATGAGAGTCTTGTGATGTTGAGCAAAGTATTGCTTCTGAAAAATATCCTGTATGAAAGAAGAAATGTCTTGTCCGAAAAGTGCAAGGAAACGTTATCTTCTCATGATGTTGAGATCGCCACGAGTTATAATGCACTTGATATTGAGCTTTATCAGTTCGCTTGCGATTTGTTTGAAGATAGGCTTGCTTCCAAGCGTGTCGTGACGCCTGCTGAAATCAAAGTCTTTACGACTATGAACGCCAAGTATCAAAGATTATGTGATCTCCTCAATAAAAAAAGCGGAATCCAGCCAGGCGAAATTATGCTGCCGAAGTAA
- the secY gene encoding preprotein translocase subunit SecY encodes MALTGVENLARLPELKKKLLWTFLLVAVYRIGVHVPVPGVDSAALADFFESAKNTLFGLFDMFSGGGLRNLSIFALGIMPYISASIIIQLLTVVSPELAKMQKEEGAAGKKKITQYTRYGTVLITCIQGFGIAVGLESMASPTGAPVVLMPGWGFRLMTIITLCAGTVFLMWLGEQLTEKGIGNGISLIIYSGIVAGLPRAVLSTFDLLKAGELSPLMLILIVALMLAVLVAIVFMERGQRRIPIQYAKRMVGRKMYGGQTTHLPLRVNTAGVIPPIFASSILLFPATLGEFSSVPWLKTVASLFSPQTMTYNVIFIALIVFFCYFYTAIIFDPNDIAENIRKQGGFIPGIRPGAKTKEYIDKVLVRITLWGSMYISAVCVLPMMLIQQFNVPFYFGGTSLLIVVGVAMDFMSQIESYLISRQYEGLMQKGRIKGRQ; translated from the coding sequence GTGGCCCTTACCGGAGTCGAAAATCTGGCCCGTCTGCCGGAGCTGAAAAAAAAGCTCCTTTGGACCTTCCTGCTTGTGGCCGTCTACCGCATCGGCGTGCATGTCCCGGTGCCGGGCGTTGATTCGGCCGCGCTGGCGGATTTCTTCGAAAGCGCCAAGAACACCCTTTTTGGCCTGTTCGACATGTTCTCCGGCGGAGGGCTGCGCAACCTCTCCATCTTCGCCCTGGGGATCATGCCCTACATCTCCGCCTCCATCATCATCCAGCTGCTGACCGTGGTCAGCCCTGAGCTGGCCAAGATGCAGAAGGAGGAGGGCGCCGCCGGGAAGAAAAAGATCACCCAGTACACCCGCTACGGAACGGTGCTCATCACCTGCATCCAGGGCTTCGGCATTGCCGTTGGCCTGGAAAGCATGGCCAGCCCTACGGGCGCGCCGGTGGTGCTCATGCCTGGCTGGGGCTTTCGCCTCATGACCATCATCACGCTGTGCGCCGGCACGGTGTTTCTCATGTGGCTCGGCGAACAGTTGACGGAAAAGGGCATTGGCAACGGCATTTCGCTGATCATCTATTCCGGCATCGTGGCCGGATTGCCGCGCGCCGTGCTCTCCACCTTTGATCTGCTCAAGGCCGGGGAGCTCTCGCCGCTCATGCTTATCCTCATCGTGGCGCTGATGTTGGCCGTTTTGGTCGCCATCGTGTTCATGGAGCGAGGGCAGCGGCGAATTCCCATACAATATGCCAAGCGCATGGTCGGACGGAAAATGTACGGCGGCCAGACCACCCATCTGCCGCTGCGCGTCAACACGGCCGGCGTCATTCCGCCCATTTTCGCCTCCTCGATTCTGCTTTTCCCGGCGACCTTGGGCGAGTTTTCGAGCGTGCCTTGGCTGAAGACCGTGGCCTCCCTGTTCTCGCCGCAGACGATGACCTACAACGTGATCTTTATCGCGCTGATTGTTTTCTTCTGCTATTTCTATACGGCCATTATCTTTGATCCCAATGATATTGCCGAGAACATTCGTAAGCAGGGTGGTTTTATTCCGGGTATCCGGCCCGGGGCCAAGACCAAGGAATACATCGACAAGGTGCTGGTTCGCATCACCCTGTGGGGTTCGATGTACATCTCCGCCGTCTGCGTGTTGCCCATGATGCTGATCCAGCAGTTCAACGTGCCGTTTTATTTCGGCGGCACTTCGCTTTTGATCGTGGTCGGCGTGGCCATGGACTTCATGTCCCAGATCGAGTCGTATCTTATCTCCCGTCAGTATGAAGGCCTCATGCAGAAGGGGAGAATCAAGGGCAGGCAGTAG
- the map gene encoding type I methionyl aminopeptidase, producing MKKVRGIYLKNDLELASMREACRIVAVILRDLSEAVKPGVTTMTFEQLALKRCADFKVKPGFLGMYGFPFALCCSVNEEVVHGFPSDRVLKEGDLVSFDMGVVYDGFYGDAATTVPVGEISPEKAKLLQVTRESLAKGIAEAISGNDLYDISRAVQKHVEGHGLSVVRRFVGHGIGRKLHEKPEIPNFEPKDAPRVPLLPGMVLAIEPMVTAGGPDVEVLSDNWTAVTKDRSLSAHFEHTVAVTKNGPRILSLAD from the coding sequence TTGAAAAAGGTCAGGGGGATCTACCTCAAAAACGACCTTGAACTGGCCTCCATGCGGGAAGCCTGCCGCATCGTGGCCGTGATCCTGCGGGATCTGTCCGAAGCGGTGAAGCCTGGCGTGACCACCATGACCTTCGAACAGCTGGCGCTGAAGCGCTGCGCGGATTTCAAGGTCAAGCCAGGGTTCCTGGGCATGTACGGGTTTCCTTTTGCCCTGTGCTGCTCGGTCAATGAGGAAGTCGTTCACGGCTTTCCATCCGACCGAGTGCTCAAAGAAGGGGACCTGGTCAGCTTCGACATGGGCGTGGTCTACGACGGTTTTTACGGAGACGCCGCCACCACGGTTCCGGTTGGCGAGATAAGTCCCGAGAAAGCCAAGCTTTTGCAGGTGACTCGGGAAAGTCTGGCAAAGGGCATCGCCGAGGCCATATCCGGCAATGACCTGTATGACATTTCGCGGGCCGTGCAAAAACATGTTGAAGGCCATGGCCTAAGTGTTGTAAGACGGTTCGTTGGTCACGGCATTGGGAGGAAGCTCCACGAAAAGCCCGAAATTCCCAATTTCGAGCCCAAGGACGCGCCTCGCGTCCCGCTTCTTCCCGGGATGGTGCTCGCCATCGAACCCATGGTGACGGCGGGTGGACCCGACGTCGAAGTGTTGTCCGACAATTGGACGGCCGTGACGAAAGATCGCAGCCTGTCCGCGCATTTCGAGCATACGGTGGCTGTGACCAAAAACGGTCCTCGGATTTTAAGCCTGGCTGATTGA
- a CDS encoding ATP-binding cassette domain-containing protein, which yields MNALYELSNLVQRYGGREVLRLDDLAVPEGAIIGLVGPNGGGKSTLLRLLAFLETPAQGTILYRGEPTGGREYALRGEVTCFPQEPYLLKRSVRANVAFGLEARGASDVGERVETALALVGLDPARFAGRMWHQLSGGEVKRVALAARLALRPRALLLDEPTANLDRDSAELVRRAVTTARERHGTTLVISGHDHEWLKAICDDMLWIRDGQLAAPAREVGHVEWPQPAA from the coding sequence ATGAACGCCCTCTACGAACTCTCGAACCTGGTCCAACGCTACGGCGGGCGCGAGGTGCTGCGCCTGGACGACTTGGCCGTGCCCGAGGGCGCGATCATCGGGCTTGTGGGGCCAAACGGCGGCGGCAAGTCCACCTTGCTGCGGCTGCTGGCCTTTCTCGAAACGCCGGCCCAGGGCACGATCCTCTACCGGGGCGAGCCGACCGGGGGCCGGGAGTACGCCCTTCGCGGCGAGGTGACCTGCTTTCCCCAGGAGCCGTATCTGCTCAAGCGTTCGGTGCGGGCCAACGTGGCCTTTGGGCTGGAGGCGCGCGGTGCGTCGGACGTGGGCGAGCGGGTGGAAACGGCCTTGGCCCTGGTGGGCCTCGATCCGGCCCGGTTCGCCGGGCGCATGTGGCATCAGCTTTCCGGCGGCGAGGTCAAGCGCGTGGCCCTGGCCGCCCGGCTGGCCTTGCGGCCCCGGGCGCTGCTTCTGGATGAGCCCACGGCCAACCTCGACCGCGACAGCGCCGAACTGGTGCGCCGGGCCGTGACCACCGCCCGGGAGCGCCACGGCACGACCCTGGTCATCAGCGGTCACGACCACGAGTGGCTCAAAGCCATCTGCGACGATATGCTGTGGATTCGCGACGGGCAGCTCGCCGCGCCCGCGCGCGAGGTCGGACACGTCGAATGGCCGCAGCCGGCCGCCTGA
- a CDS encoding DNA-directed RNA polymerase subunit alpha, protein MLTRNGQRLINSRNWTELVKPEVLDKDPSSTETFGRFVCEPLERGFGTTLGNALRRVLLSSLQGAAIVAARIEGVQHEFSTIPGVIEDVTEIILNLKQVRLAMATDEPQRLTLLAKEKGEVRASAIQGNHNVSVLSEDVLIATLSEDRDFRIDLEVRMGKGYVPADMHEGLESEIGLILLDASFSPVKKVAYTIEQARVGQMTNYDKLVLEVTTDGSIAPEDAISYSAKILKDQLTVFINFDEKESEAEKNRRRDDIELNPSLFKSIDELELSVRATNCLKSANIQTVGELMQKTEHEMLKTKNFGKKSFEEIRRVLEDMGLEFGMRIENFDQKYQEWLKRKQTDEA, encoded by the coding sequence ATGTTGACTCGTAACGGCCAAAGGCTCATCAACTCCCGCAACTGGACCGAACTCGTCAAGCCCGAAGTCCTGGACAAGGACCCGAGCTCCACCGAGACCTTCGGACGGTTCGTGTGCGAGCCCCTGGAACGCGGGTTCGGCACGACGCTCGGCAATGCCCTGCGTCGCGTGCTCCTGTCGTCCCTGCAGGGCGCGGCCATCGTCGCCGCCCGCATCGAAGGGGTGCAGCACGAATTCTCCACGATTCCGGGAGTCATTGAGGATGTCACCGAGATCATCCTCAATCTCAAGCAGGTGCGGCTGGCCATGGCCACCGACGAGCCCCAGCGGCTCACCCTGCTCGCCAAGGAAAAGGGCGAAGTTCGGGCCAGCGCCATTCAGGGCAATCACAACGTCTCGGTGCTGTCCGAGGACGTCTTGATCGCCACCCTTTCCGAAGACCGCGATTTCCGCATCGACCTCGAAGTGCGCATGGGCAAGGGCTATGTCCCGGCCGACATGCACGAAGGGCTCGAATCCGAAATCGGCCTGATCCTCCTGGATGCGAGCTTCTCGCCGGTGAAGAAGGTGGCCTACACCATCGAACAGGCCCGCGTCGGCCAGATGACCAACTACGACAAGCTCGTGTTGGAAGTCACCACCGACGGCTCCATCGCCCCTGAGGACGCCATTTCCTACAGCGCCAAGATCCTCAAGGATCAACTCACGGTTTTCATCAATTTCGACGAGAAGGAATCCGAGGCGGAGAAGAATCGGCGTCGTGACGACATCGAGCTCAACCCCAGCCTGTTTAAAAGCATCGACGAACTTGAGCTCTCCGTGCGCGCCACCAACTGCCTGAAGTCCGCCAACATCCAGACCGTTGGCGAGCTCATGCAGAAAACCGAACACGAGATGCTCAAGACCAAGAACTTCGGCAAGAAATCCTTTGAGGAAATCCGCCGCGTTCTCGAGGATATGGGTCTCGAATTCGGTATGCGCATCGAGAACTTCGACCAAAAATACCAGGAATGGCTCAAGAGGAAGCAGACCGATGAGGCATAA
- the rpmJ gene encoding 50S ribosomal protein L36, protein MKVRPSVKKLCPKCKIIRRHGVVRVICDNPRHKQRQG, encoded by the coding sequence ATGAAAGTGAGACCTTCGGTGAAAAAACTTTGTCCCAAGTGCAAAATCATCCGGCGTCACGGCGTTGTGCGGGTGATCTGCGATAACCCCCGGCACAAGCAACGTCAGGGATAA
- the rplQ gene encoding 50S ribosomal protein L17 encodes MRHNKSGRKLGRTAAHRKAMLRNMARSLLIHERIRTTEHKAKELRGVVEQLVTLAQTDSVHARRMAYKVLENHQLVARLFNEIGPRFTGQPGGYTRVVKMSLPRAGDCAAMAIIELTKLAGAAPAGQEQAPKDASSEA; translated from the coding sequence ATGAGGCATAACAAATCCGGACGCAAACTTGGCAGGACCGCCGCGCACCGCAAGGCCATGCTGCGCAATATGGCTCGTTCGCTGCTGATCCATGAGCGGATCCGCACCACCGAACACAAGGCCAAGGAACTTCGCGGCGTTGTTGAGCAGCTTGTCACCCTGGCCCAGACCGACAGCGTTCACGCTCGTCGCATGGCCTACAAGGTGCTCGAAAATCACCAGCTCGTGGCCCGGCTCTTCAATGAGATCGGCCCGCGCTTCACGGGTCAGCCCGGCGGTTACACCCGCGTGGTCAAGATGAGCCTGCCCCGAGCCGGCGACTGCGCCGCCATGGCGATCATCGAATTGACCAAGCTGGCCGGGGCCGCCCCCGCCGGCCAGGAACAGGCTCCCAAGGACGCTTCTTCCGAGGCCTAG
- the rpsM gene encoding 30S ribosomal protein S13 encodes MARIAGVDLPKNKRMDIALTYIFGIGRTTALRILESTGVDWTKNSDALTSEETNNIRKELEANYKVEGDLRREITAGIKRLMDIGCYRGLRHRRGLPCRGQRTHTNSRTRKGPRRGVMAKKKK; translated from the coding sequence GTGGCCAGAATCGCGGGAGTCGACCTTCCCAAGAACAAGCGGATGGACATTGCGCTGACCTATATCTTCGGCATCGGCCGTACCACGGCCCTGCGCATCCTCGAAAGCACCGGCGTTGATTGGACGAAAAATTCCGACGCCCTGACTTCTGAGGAAACCAACAATATCCGCAAGGAACTCGAAGCCAACTACAAGGTCGAGGGCGATCTGCGGCGTGAAATCACCGCCGGCATCAAGCGCCTCATGGACATCGGTTGCTATCGGGGCCTGCGTCACCGCCGGGGCCTGCCCTGTCGCGGACAGCGCACCCACACCAATTCGCGTACCCGCAAGGGACCGCGTCGTGGTGTGATGGCCAAGAAGAAGAAGTAA
- the rpsD gene encoding 30S ribosomal protein S4: MARYTEAKCRICRREGAKLFLKGDRCYTDKCAHERRPYAPGQHGRIRKKMSDYAVQLREKQKTRKMYGILEEQFRDYFKRADMQKGVTGENLLSALERRLDNTIYRLGFATSRNQARQLVRHGLFTLNGRRVNIPSLQVKVGDVIEVRERNRQSPIILEAQQVIARRGTPAWLEVEGEKLKGKVIALPTREDVQFPINEQLIVELYSK, translated from the coding sequence TTGGCACGTTATACTGAAGCGAAATGCCGGATTTGCCGCCGGGAAGGGGCCAAGCTGTTTTTGAAGGGCGACCGGTGCTACACCGACAAGTGCGCCCATGAGCGCCGCCCCTATGCCCCTGGCCAGCATGGCCGAATTCGCAAAAAAATGAGTGATTACGCCGTCCAGCTGCGCGAGAAGCAGAAGACCCGCAAGATGTACGGCATTCTGGAAGAGCAGTTCCGCGACTACTTCAAGCGCGCGGACATGCAAAAGGGCGTCACCGGCGAAAACCTGCTTTCCGCCCTGGAACGCCGCCTGGACAACACGATCTACCGTCTGGGTTTCGCCACCTCGCGCAACCAGGCCCGGCAGCTCGTGCGTCACGGCCTGTTCACCTTAAACGGTCGTCGCGTGAACATCCCGTCCTTGCAGGTCAAGGTCGGCGACGTCATCGAAGTCCGTGAACGCAACCGGCAGTCGCCCATCATCCTGGAAGCCCAGCAGGTCATCGCCCGTCGCGGCACCCCGGCCTGGCTCGAGGTTGAAGGCGAGAAGCTCAAAGGCAAGGTCATCGCGCTGCCCACCCGCGAGGACGTGCAGTTCCCGATCAACGAGCAGCTCATCGTCGAGCTTTACTCCAAGTAA
- a CDS encoding flagellin, producing the protein MSLVINHNMMAANAARNLSNSYGALATSTQRLSSGLRINTAADDAAGLAIRELMRADISAINQGVRNANDAISMIQTADGALQVIDEKLIRMKELAEQASTGTYTSDQRLIIDSEYQAMASEITRIANATDFNGIYLLNGNLSGATHDGSTSTSTGKMKVHFGSGNESSEDYYYVQIGTSTASAFGLGIGAASSTDQAGRSISTQELAQLALDAIKDAIVSKDKIRANLGALQNRLENTISNLQIQAENLQAAESQISDVDVATEMTQFVRNQILTQSAVAMLSQANSMPKMAMQLIGG; encoded by the coding sequence ATGTCGCTCGTTATCAATCACAATATGATGGCCGCCAATGCCGCCCGTAACCTGTCCAACTCGTACGGTGCGCTGGCCACTTCGACCCAGAGGCTGTCTTCGGGCCTTCGCATCAACACCGCCGCCGACGACGCCGCCGGCCTCGCCATCCGCGAGCTTATGCGGGCCGACATTTCAGCCATCAACCAGGGCGTGCGCAACGCCAACGACGCCATCTCCATGATCCAGACGGCGGACGGCGCGCTCCAGGTCATCGATGAAAAGCTCATCCGCATGAAGGAACTGGCGGAACAGGCTTCCACCGGCACCTACACCTCGGACCAGCGTCTCATCATCGACTCGGAATACCAGGCCATGGCCTCGGAAATCACCCGAATCGCCAACGCCACGGACTTCAACGGCATCTACCTGCTCAACGGCAACCTGTCCGGCGCCACGCACGATGGTTCCACCTCGACTTCCACCGGCAAGATGAAGGTGCATTTCGGCTCCGGCAACGAGTCCTCGGAAGACTACTACTACGTCCAGATCGGCACCTCCACCGCTTCGGCCTTCGGCCTGGGCATCGGCGCCGCGTCCTCCACCGACCAGGCCGGACGCAGCATCTCCACCCAGGAACTGGCCCAGCTCGCCCTCGACGCCATCAAGGACGCCATCGTCTCCAAGGACAAGATCCGCGCCAACCTCGGCGCGCTGCAGAACCGGCTGGAGAACACCATCTCCAACCTGCAGATCCAGGCCGAAAACCTCCAGGCCGCCGAGTCGCAGATCTCCGACGTCGATGTGGCCACGGAAATGACCCAGTTCGTGCGCAACCAGATTCTGACCCAGTCGGCAGTGGCCATGCTCTCCCAGGCCAACTCCATGCCGAAGATGGCCATGCAGCTCATCGGCGGTTAG
- a CDS encoding selenium metabolism-associated LysR family transcriptional regulator: MVKMDVRRLQAFAKVYELRSFSRAGEELLLSQPTISAHISALEEELETQLFDRLGRTVLPTQAGDVLYRYCTTIFTQLDHAKADIMALSARVAGELVIGGSTIPAHYIIPRLVARYVDAYPEVRVDMTGGDTSEIAQKVADGTVHVGIVGAPAPYPELVSLPYLDDALVVVAPASLSLPDMTESGWQDRLAGLPWIMREQGSGTRQTLEASFAKGGMDIRNISPVLVVHSSLAVLECVEAGLGVAAVSTLAAKTYLERGTVAGLEVPHLDMRRSFYVIHHGKRYLFPALRAFLKICGFA; encoded by the coding sequence ATGGTCAAGATGGATGTCCGCCGGCTCCAGGCCTTTGCTAAAGTCTACGAGCTACGCAGTTTTTCCCGTGCCGGCGAAGAACTGTTGCTGTCCCAGCCTACGATCAGCGCCCATATTTCCGCTCTGGAAGAGGAGCTTGAAACCCAACTTTTCGACCGTCTTGGCCGGACCGTGCTGCCGACCCAAGCCGGCGACGTCCTGTACCGCTACTGCACCACCATCTTTACGCAGCTCGACCATGCCAAAGCTGACATCATGGCCCTGTCAGCCCGTGTTGCCGGCGAGCTGGTCATTGGCGGCAGCACCATCCCGGCCCACTACATCATCCCCCGCTTGGTGGCCCGTTACGTGGACGCGTATCCCGAGGTCCGGGTGGACATGACCGGCGGCGACACCAGCGAGATCGCGCAGAAAGTGGCCGATGGCACGGTCCATGTCGGCATTGTCGGCGCGCCGGCGCCGTATCCCGAACTGGTCAGTCTGCCCTATCTTGATGATGCCCTCGTTGTCGTGGCGCCGGCATCCCTGTCCTTGCCGGACATGACCGAGAGCGGGTGGCAGGACCGTTTGGCCGGTTTGCCCTGGATCATGCGTGAGCAGGGGTCAGGCACGCGCCAGACGTTGGAGGCGTCTTTTGCCAAGGGCGGCATGGATATTCGGAACATCAGTCCGGTGCTGGTTGTGCATTCTTCCCTGGCCGTCCTGGAATGCGTTGAGGCTGGGCTAGGGGTGGCCGCCGTATCCACATTGGCCGCAAAGACGTATTTGGAGCGTGGAACCGTAGCGGGTCTGGAGGTGCCGCATTTGGACATGCGGCGTAGTTTTTATGTTATCCATCATGGAAAACGCTATCTTTTTCCTGCATTACGCGCTTTTCTCAAAATATGTGGTTTCGCTTAG